The following nucleotide sequence is from Podospora bellae-mahoneyi strain CBS 112042 chromosome 1 map unlocalized CBS112042p_1, whole genome shotgun sequence.
AGGACAGGACGCACCTCGCTGGGGGTTATGCTGCCACGGCCAGCTGACTGGCTTGCCCGAAGCTCCCTCTGGCGCTTGAGCTCGGCCAGCTTGGCCTTCTTTGCGAGAATCTCCTCTCTTCGTTGTTGCATGATTGCTGATTTCTATCCGCATCCTACGGCCAAGCCTAGGTTCAAGTTTGTTGAACTGCCAATTCGAAATATCTATCGTCCGTCTCGCAGTGGTCAGGAGGATCGAGAAAGAAGATAACGGAAAGTAACCAAAGCACGccgttgctgctgtgctgtCTCCTATTTCGTTTGTTGTATGTACACAGTAGATAGCTGCTCTTTCAACCTTCATTGCGCGTCGCCCGCCTTAGCCCAGTTCGAACGCCCGCCCACCGCGACCCTCCAGGCATGGACCAGGGGCCGCCTACAATTACGCCCGGGAGTGCGCTAAATCACCTGATCTGCTCAAACTCTTGGCAAATGGCATTTGCTACCGCCCGCTGTGAGAGCTTCTTCCAGGCGGGTAGGAGGGACTAGTGGGGCTCCACGTCAAGCAAGCAACCTGCCGCTTCGCCTTAACCAAAAAAACCGCGAAAACTCCCGAGCTTCCCAAAACTTGttccaacctcaccacaccCAACCCGCGCAAATCGACGACAAGCTCCGGCCACGGCCAATTCCTTTCTCCTCGACACCGAGTGCTTCCTCCCGCCCAGATCGAATTTCGAACCCCAGCCAATTCGATTGCCCCCAGATTCCTCAAAATGGCCTCTTCCGGAGTCAACGTGAGTGGACACTGTTACCCCCCATCTGGCTCCCTCCACCCATTGCATAAGAGGAGGCTATAGACACAGGGCCACCTACCTTCCTACAAGTAATTGGCATGGCCCGCACTTGGTATTCGGCTTCACAAGACCCAAAGCTCGAGACATAGCGCAAAACCCGCATCATGTGAAAGTATGGTCTGTCCACAATCAAACTAACATGCACACCCAGGTCCTCCGGTACTccgccctcggcctcggtgtCGTCTACGGCTTCTACCACCAGCGCCAGATCTATGCTTCCGaccgcgccgccgccgcccagcGCGAGTATGAGCACAAGCAGCAATTAATAgcccaggccaagaaggcctaCGCTGCCAAGCACAAGCCCGCTGTCTCCGCGTCCTCTTCCGCCAGCCGTATGTAGATCTGAGGGTAGAGACATGAAACTCGGTAACTGACGCAGAACCTACAGAAGACATCAACAGCTCAAGCTTCGACCTCGAGAGCTTCATCGCCCAGCTGGACAAGGCCTAAACTGTCCGTCGACGAACTTGACGGAtagtggtggaaaagggagggggataatAGAGGTGGTAGACTTGGAATGAGCGAACCGAATCTTTTCCGACCAGCGCACAACCAGCCCCTCTTGACTCGACTCGAACTCGCCCTTTGTGGATGTGGGAGGACGGTGGGAAAGACGAGGGAAAGGACGGAAAACCGAACGAAATGGATGGGACGAATGACATCAGCGCCGGAAATACCCTCACACAACCGGCCAATGTCACATCgttgaggttttgggggaaagggaacaAAACCCCAGAAAAACGGACAGGGCGAGCAAGGCGCGCAAGGAAGGGACGGCAGGGGGGTTTAAAGGCAAAATGGTGTTGTATTATTACTGTCGCGGTTAAAAGTGCACAACTACCCACACGGCATTAAAGAGGCTTTTTTTTCGatcatcacacacacacacacgcacttacttctttctttttcacaAAAGGTTCCCGTGTACAATTGTTTTGTACATTATAACTGATCTAGACAAGAGACGGGGGTAATAAAGGAACTGGACCAGAAGTAACTTGGGTCATATTCGGTGAAACTCGTTTGGGTGTACTCGGGGGGCAGGGGACACGAATATAGGTATGTGAATAGGGGCGGCCAGCCTAGCATTTGTAAGTCTGGACCAACAAGCTCATGAGATTCAGCATGTCCAGACTCTGCATATTGGACTGTTCCACACCATTTCAGCAGACCAAGCTTGTTTACCACGccaaacccctccaccaaactTAGCATATTAAACTCACCATATCAAACTCAGGCCGCAAGctcaccacaccatcataacggcatcttcaccatcgTAGTCATTTGTCTCCGTCAAAGCAATCTCTACTAGTACAGTGACAGCAATCATCATGGCAAGTCAGGGTTTGAAGACTCCACAAAAAGCCCCTTGTAAAACGCCCTCCTAAAACCGCCATACCATCGCACTTAAATCATTATTTGAGTAAGGTATCCTAACATGCGTCATAGTGTTCAACTCCAGTTACTCCCCCTCTACCAAACGCTTAACCCCCCCTAATGAGGAAAAATAaaccctcccgccccttCAAACCCCCCCGGCGTAACAGGCGTAAACCCCGTGCTCCcttccacaccaccaccacccgtaccctcctccccaccaccaccaccaccaccagtccACAATTTCCCCTCAAGGACAGTCCTCTCGATCCGATCAGCAACCTCCATCAAACCCGccgtcaaccccccaccattACTCCCACCCATCAAACCCCGTAAACACCCCTCCGCGACCGCCAAACTAATATACTCATCATAATGACTAGGGGAACGACACGCCCTCTCCCTAAAGTCTTCCAGCTGCGTCTGCACCAACCTGACAATCTCCGCCTGGCTTGTTGCGTGTTGTTGCCTCCCATCCGTGGGGGGTAACTGAATCACATTCAGCGATAGTCTTCGACAGGACGTAATAAGATACAACATTGCAGCGCCAAAGCTGTCACGGCATATATCCAGCAGCGTGGCTGTTGGGCGGTGGGTGGTCCCCTCTGGTAGAGctatgctgctgctggggtaGTCGAGGCCATGACTTGGTTGATACCACGACTGGTGGACGCTCAGAATCTCGAGAGACGAGTTGATCACTGCTTGGGAAGAGGCCGGGAATTGTCGGAACCTCGGTGCAGAAATATagtgatggtggagggctAGCAGGGAGCGGTTGACGAGGACTCTGAGGAATTCAAGTTGTATCCGAGGTCTGAAGGAGTAGTTTGCTTGCGATTGAGCTGCCATAAGCAACACAGATGCCGCTTCTCGAACTTTGCGGCGGAGTTGCTCGTCCCAGGCTTGGATTTTGTCATATTTGAGGGCCGTCTGAGCCGTGGTTTGGTtcacggtggtggtgatttcCGAGAGTATCGGAATGAGGTCGGATAGCCTTGTCTGGAAGGTGCCATCGGTCAAAGCAAGGTCTGATTTGGCGGCACCTTGCTCCAGGACCCAGCCTTGTCCGGTGTGGTAGATGCTGGTGTCGTTAATGTTTAATGGTGGCTCGGCGTCGTAGTCTTGATATGTACATGATGTTCCTGTCCTCATGGCCACTTGCAGCTCCAGAAGCTGAATAGTAAGCCACAGTCTGCGGCGGATCTCGACTTCGTATGGCAAGAGTTCTGGGAACAAAGCAGATGTTCGGTTGAGATGCAGGGAGACCGCCATTCGACCGAGATATCCCATGAGGCTGGCCAGCTGCGACGTCTCGCCACCCTTTACAATGTCCATTATTCTCGCGATAACCCCAAGGCAAAGTGTTCGAGCCGAAGTAAGAGTAGGTGTCGAAACAAACGGTGACCGGCAAAGAAAGTACTGAGAACTGTTCAGGAACTGGTCCGTCCAAGAACTCGGCCGTCTTCCCGTACTGGCAAATACTTGTGCGGGGGCTGCTTGGCA
It contains:
- the TIM11 gene encoding F1F0 ATP synthase subunit e, mitochondrial (EggNog:ENOG503P6R0; COG:S): MASSGVNVLRYSALGLGVVYGFYHQRQIYASDRAAAAQREYEHKQQLIAQAKKAYAAKHKPAVSASSSASQDINSSSFDLESFIAQLDKA
- a CDS encoding uncharacterized protein (EggNog:ENOG503P3MF; COG:B), whose amino-acid sequence is MAPLLESRGLLAQGWKCHIVCASPSSRPTKKKPSTMESEQPAGYFSTFSILDPNRPNPEGTGKPQKRNRRVYVCIPCHRRKLRCDKGQPCSRCIQADAADECVYQKFPFSSKHESGSGEPGETPQSPARDSPQTTPGPSGSEARPRLHGVTHWSTVASEFREGWPYIAGLDPKWGPRYRHLQSLKYLVAALPVHHFPFGEICHCSESRENALQSLPPRPVVDTLVRCYFEVIHPIYRLLHPAEYEFELQAFWMNVNHFSEEWLAQFFMILALGCQAAPAQVFASTGRRPSSWTDQFLNSSQYFLCRSPFVSTPTLTSARTLCLGVIARIMDIVKGGETSQLASLMGYLGRMAVSLHLNRTSALFPELLPYEVEIRRRLWLTIQLLELQVAMRTGTSCTYQDYDAEPPLNINDTSIYHTGQGWVLEQGAAKSDLALTDGTFQTRLSDLIPILSEITTTVNQTTAQTALKYDKIQAWDEQLRRKVREAASVLLMAAQSQANYSFRPRIQLEFLRVLVNRSLLALHHHYISAPRFRQFPASSQAVINSSLEILSVHQSWYQPSHGLDYPSSSIALPEGTTHRPTATLLDICRDSFGAAMLYLITSCRRLSLNVIQLPPTDGRQQHATSQAEIVRLVQTQLEDFRERACRSPSHYDEYISLAVAEGCLRGLMGGSNGGGLTAGLMEVADRIERTVLEGKLWTGGGGGGGEEGTGGGGVEGSTGFTPVTPGGFEGAGGFIFPH